In Haloterrigena turkmenica DSM 5511, a single genomic region encodes these proteins:
- the acnA gene encoding aconitate hydratase AcnA: MSTDPLSNAIREFERDGETYKMADLTVLEEQGLCDLEKLPVSVRVLLESVLRNAATGGDTVDADAVRAAAAWEPDVPDAEVPFTVSRVVLQDLTGVPAVVDLAALRSAAEREGVDPTVVEPEVPCDLVIDHSVQVDHFGSADAYEKNVEIEYERNEERYRAIKWAEGAFEDFNVVPPGTGIVHQVNLEHLGRVVHEREVDGEQWLLPDTLVGTDSHTPMIGGIGVVGWGVGGIEAEAALLGQPINMSLPEVVGVRLSGELPEGATATDLVLHITEKLREVGVVDKFVEFFGPGVSQLSVADRATISNMAPEQGSTISMFPVDEKTLEYLELTGRDEDHVELVREYLEAQGLFGEQEPEYTETVEFDLDEVEPSLAGHKKPHQRIPMGDLDEHFPSLLEEQGVIGPGGEPAIGDGSGASAADSTASGPGLSLNETVPVELEDGTEIEIGHGDVLVSAITSCTNTSNPSVMVAAGLLARNAAERGLEVPDYVKTSLAPGSRVVTEYLERANLLDDLEELGYHVVGYGCTTCIGNSGPLPAPIEDAIDEHDLWTTSVLSGNRNFEARIHPKIKANYLASPPLVVAYGLAGKMNIDLENEPIGTDDDGEDVYLEDVWPDSEEIRETIHESVSPEMFEEKYASVYEGDDRWEALDAPTGDVYDWDDESTYIREPPFFQDFPLEAPGVENVEDARALLTLGDTVTTDHISPAGLFGEDLPAGQWLKERGVEPHEFNTYGSRRGNHEVMMRGTFANVRIKNELLDGKEGGYTIHHPTGEETTVFEASERYRAEDTPLIVMAGEELGTGSSRDWAAKGTDLLGIRATIGKSYERIYRDNLIGMGVLPLQFEDGEGWEELGLEGDEYFEIEGLEDGLEPNAELTVTAEDDEGDTTEFDVTAQVDTPMAVEYVENGGVLHLVLRRLLQEETQ; encoded by the coding sequence ATGTCAACCGATCCGCTCTCGAACGCCATTCGGGAGTTCGAACGCGACGGCGAGACGTACAAAATGGCCGATCTCACGGTTCTCGAGGAACAGGGCCTCTGCGATCTCGAGAAACTGCCCGTGAGCGTCCGAGTACTGCTCGAGTCGGTGCTTCGAAACGCGGCGACCGGCGGCGACACCGTCGACGCCGACGCCGTCCGCGCGGCGGCCGCGTGGGAGCCCGACGTGCCGGACGCCGAGGTTCCGTTTACGGTCTCGCGGGTCGTCCTGCAGGACCTGACCGGCGTGCCGGCTGTGGTGGACCTCGCGGCGCTGCGCTCGGCCGCCGAACGCGAGGGCGTCGACCCGACGGTCGTCGAGCCCGAAGTCCCCTGCGACCTCGTGATCGACCACAGCGTGCAGGTCGACCACTTCGGCAGCGCGGACGCCTACGAGAAGAACGTCGAGATCGAGTACGAGCGTAACGAGGAGCGCTACCGTGCGATCAAGTGGGCCGAAGGGGCCTTCGAGGACTTCAACGTCGTCCCGCCGGGGACGGGAATCGTCCACCAGGTCAACTTAGAACACCTCGGGCGCGTCGTCCACGAGCGCGAGGTCGACGGCGAGCAGTGGCTCCTGCCTGATACGCTCGTCGGCACGGACAGCCACACCCCCATGATCGGCGGCATCGGCGTCGTCGGCTGGGGCGTCGGCGGCATCGAGGCCGAGGCCGCGCTGCTCGGCCAGCCGATCAACATGTCGCTGCCGGAGGTCGTCGGCGTCCGCCTGTCGGGCGAGCTCCCCGAGGGCGCGACCGCGACGGACCTGGTGCTCCACATCACCGAGAAGCTCCGCGAGGTCGGCGTCGTCGACAAGTTCGTCGAGTTCTTCGGCCCCGGCGTCTCGCAGCTCTCGGTCGCCGACCGGGCGACCATCTCGAACATGGCGCCCGAACAGGGCTCGACCATCAGCATGTTCCCCGTCGACGAGAAGACCCTCGAGTACCTCGAACTGACGGGTCGCGACGAGGATCACGTCGAACTCGTCCGCGAGTACCTCGAGGCCCAGGGCCTCTTCGGCGAACAGGAGCCCGAGTACACCGAAACCGTCGAGTTCGACCTCGACGAGGTCGAACCGAGTCTCGCGGGCCACAAGAAGCCCCACCAGCGCATCCCGATGGGCGACTTAGACGAGCACTTCCCGAGCCTGCTCGAAGAGCAGGGCGTGATCGGTCCCGGTGGCGAACCCGCGATCGGAGACGGGAGTGGCGCGTCCGCTGCGGACTCGACCGCGTCCGGCCCCGGCCTCTCACTGAACGAGACGGTCCCCGTCGAACTCGAGGACGGCACGGAGATCGAGATCGGCCACGGCGACGTGCTCGTCAGCGCGATCACTTCCTGTACGAACACCTCGAACCCGTCGGTGATGGTCGCCGCGGGCCTGCTCGCGCGCAACGCGGCCGAGCGGGGACTCGAGGTGCCCGACTACGTCAAGACGAGCCTCGCGCCCGGCAGCCGCGTCGTCACGGAGTACTTGGAGCGGGCGAACCTGCTCGACGACCTCGAGGAACTCGGCTACCACGTCGTCGGCTACGGCTGTACGACCTGTATCGGAAACTCCGGACCGCTGCCCGCGCCGATCGAGGACGCCATCGACGAGCACGACCTCTGGACGACCAGCGTCCTCTCGGGCAACCGTAACTTCGAGGCCCGCATCCACCCGAAGATCAAGGCCAACTACCTCGCCAGCCCGCCGCTGGTCGTCGCCTACGGCCTCGCGGGGAAGATGAATATCGACCTCGAGAACGAACCGATTGGCACCGACGACGACGGCGAAGACGTGTACCTCGAGGACGTCTGGCCGGACAGCGAGGAGATCCGCGAGACGATCCACGAGAGCGTCTCGCCGGAGATGTTCGAAGAGAAGTACGCCAGCGTCTACGAGGGCGACGACCGCTGGGAGGCGCTCGACGCACCCACCGGCGACGTCTACGACTGGGATGACGAGTCGACGTACATCCGCGAGCCGCCGTTCTTCCAGGACTTCCCGCTCGAGGCCCCCGGCGTCGAGAACGTCGAAGACGCCCGCGCGCTGCTGACGCTCGGCGACACGGTCACGACCGACCACATCAGCCCCGCCGGCCTCTTCGGCGAGGACTTGCCCGCCGGCCAGTGGCTCAAAGAACGCGGCGTCGAACCCCACGAGTTCAACACCTACGGCTCGCGACGCGGCAACCACGAGGTCATGATGCGCGGCACGTTCGCCAACGTCCGCATCAAAAACGAGCTGCTCGACGGCAAGGAGGGCGGCTACACGATCCACCATCCGACGGGCGAGGAGACCACGGTGTTCGAGGCCTCCGAGCGCTACCGCGCCGAGGACACGCCGCTGATCGTCATGGCCGGCGAGGAACTGGGAACTGGCTCGAGTCGCGACTGGGCCGCGAAGGGGACCGACCTGCTCGGGATCCGCGCGACCATCGGCAAGAGCTACGAGCGCATCTACCGCGACAACCTCATCGGGATGGGCGTCCTTCCCCTCCAGTTCGAAGACGGCGAGGGCTGGGAAGAACTCGGCCTCGAGGGCGACGAGTACTTCGAGATCGAGGGACTCGAAGATGGTCTCGAGCCCAACGCAGAACTGACCGTCACTGCCGAGGACGACGAGGGCGACACGACCGAGTTCGACGTGACCGCACAGGTCGACACCCCGATGGCAGTCGAGTACGTCGAGAACGGCGGCGTCCTTCACCTCGTGCTCCGGCGGCTGCTGCAGGAAGAAACGCAGTAG
- the purD gene encoding phosphoribosylamine--glycine ligase gives MRENVLLIGGGGREHAIARALEDSEADLYACAGNRNPGIAEIATDFETLETTNPKAVVEYAEDVGATIAVIGPESPLEAGVADELEAAGVYPFGPKEEDARIETDKAFQRRFMQENDVPGCPDFETFDDMDAACDFIDEYDGDLAIKPAGLTGGKGVKVIGDQVTAEEGKEYIRESDYDRIVLEERLIGEEFTIQAFVANGEFRTAPAVQDHKRAYEGDEGPNTGGMGSYSDATTHLPFMTEDEYDEAVSIIEATVDALEDYRGILYGQFMLTETGPRVVEFNARFGDPEAMNTLPVLETDFLDVLTAARDGEAPPELELASQATVCKYAVPEGYPTDPGAGAKVQVDEDSAGDALLYYASVNERDDGIYTTTSRAFALVGVADSITEAEEIAEDALEVAGDEGLHVRHDIGKPDLVQRRIDHMNEIRGE, from the coding sequence ATGCGAGAGAACGTGCTCCTGATCGGCGGCGGTGGCCGCGAACACGCCATCGCTCGCGCGCTCGAGGACAGCGAGGCCGACCTCTACGCCTGTGCGGGGAACCGAAATCCGGGCATCGCGGAGATCGCGACCGACTTCGAGACGCTCGAGACGACGAATCCGAAGGCCGTCGTCGAGTACGCGGAGGACGTCGGCGCGACGATCGCCGTCATCGGCCCCGAGTCGCCGCTGGAAGCCGGCGTCGCGGACGAACTCGAGGCCGCGGGGGTCTACCCGTTCGGCCCGAAGGAGGAAGATGCCCGAATCGAGACGGACAAGGCGTTCCAGCGCCGGTTCATGCAGGAGAACGACGTCCCGGGCTGTCCGGACTTCGAGACCTTCGACGACATGGACGCGGCCTGTGACTTCATCGACGAGTACGACGGCGACCTCGCGATCAAGCCCGCCGGCCTCACTGGCGGGAAGGGCGTGAAGGTCATCGGCGATCAGGTCACCGCCGAGGAGGGCAAGGAGTACATCCGCGAGTCCGACTACGACCGGATCGTCTTAGAGGAGCGGCTGATCGGCGAGGAGTTCACGATCCAGGCGTTCGTCGCCAACGGCGAGTTCCGCACCGCGCCCGCGGTTCAGGACCACAAGCGCGCCTACGAGGGCGACGAGGGGCCGAACACGGGCGGGATGGGAAGCTACTCCGACGCGACGACCCACCTCCCCTTCATGACCGAGGACGAGTACGACGAGGCCGTCTCGATCATCGAGGCGACCGTCGACGCCCTCGAGGACTATCGGGGCATCCTCTACGGCCAGTTCATGCTGACCGAGACCGGCCCCCGCGTCGTCGAGTTCAACGCCCGCTTCGGCGACCCCGAGGCGATGAACACCCTGCCAGTCCTCGAGACGGACTTCCTCGATGTGCTCACCGCGGCCCGGGACGGCGAGGCCCCCCCGGAGCTCGAGCTCGCCTCCCAGGCGACGGTCTGTAAGTACGCCGTCCCCGAGGGCTACCCGACCGATCCCGGGGCCGGCGCGAAGGTGCAGGTCGACGAGGACAGCGCCGGCGACGCCCTGCTCTACTACGCCAGCGTGAACGAGCGCGACGACGGCATCTACACGACCACGTCGCGCGCGTTCGCCCTCGTCGGCGTCGCCGACTCGATCACCGAGGCCGAGGAGATCGCGGAGGACGCCCTCGAGGTCGCCGGCGACGAGGGGCTCCACGTGCGCCACGACATCGGCAAACCCGACCTCGTCCAGCGCCGCATCGATCACATGAACGAGATCCGCGGGGAGTAA
- a CDS encoding DEAD/DEAH box helicase encodes MSSDHESERYDTDGADVPVTGDELVDTFPGYRDEGDITVLERPGREASTVPNERALRPELAEPLEHDLYAHQAEALEALAREENVCVATSTSSGKTRIYALQIARNYLEARARGEDATAYVLYPTKALSRDQERELNDLFDQLGLEITVRVYDGDTERGSNRKRIREEADVIISNFAGVNTYLHDHDRWARFLSACDLVVIDESHTYTGVHGMHVAWIVRRLKRVLEYYDADPQFVLTSATIGNPGEHSAALIDESVTVVDEDGSPTGPRDLVLWNPPPRAREDERSESSETRTGATRAERSEGREDSDDERDEWGENDADTESDDPADAVVERVPATVEAPRMLSHLTYHDAQTLLFAPSRKLAELSVKRASKHRHDNRRYYANPDRGSAIEPYHAGHSRKKRHGTEHQLKTGVLDGVASTNALELGINIGEMDATVQLGYPGQRQSFWQQIGRAGRGTKRALSVLVAEHRTLDQYVVNNPDYLLESDVEDAVVDVDNDAVFAQHLRCAADELAVDDSDIGGLADRERLERAIEMWRRAGQLRGSLETGVSYVGPPRPQQTISLYATTGEEYEVDLADGVDERHDPGMEPLARERVLRDFHEGAVRLHQGQQYEVVDVDHDAPRPSVTVRPTDVDYYTRTRTDVTVLDAVSEESRDIGNFTLHFGRGRVLVYHGTYDKVAVHGGKRKEQGIPTENPPLEMETQLCWLEVPQRIERALIEKYREFEVPELEDGLAGTAHLGYAGGLHAAEHATIGVAPLELMVDKRDLGGLATLTIDSHLDQDAGADSGGGMGPGTGPAGASGDGAPRNIAAAEATVREIAQGLERTPASGWFIYDGIEGGLGFARAIYENYEAVAERARDLIADCDCGNVDGCPACVMDDQCGNDNQPLHRDAAVDVLDQLLGEADETALEAHLPDEEYGGDRRPPLFYA; translated from the coding sequence ATGAGTAGCGACCACGAATCCGAACGGTACGACACCGACGGGGCGGACGTCCCGGTCACGGGCGACGAACTGGTCGACACCTTCCCCGGCTACCGCGACGAGGGCGATATCACGGTCCTCGAGCGTCCCGGCCGCGAGGCGTCAACGGTGCCCAACGAGCGCGCGCTCCGCCCCGAACTGGCCGAACCGCTCGAGCACGACCTCTACGCCCACCAGGCCGAGGCCCTCGAGGCGCTGGCCCGTGAAGAGAACGTCTGCGTCGCGACGAGCACGTCCTCGGGGAAGACCCGAATCTACGCGCTCCAGATCGCCAGGAACTACCTCGAGGCCCGCGCTCGGGGCGAGGACGCCACGGCGTACGTTCTCTACCCGACGAAGGCGCTCTCGCGCGATCAGGAGCGCGAGTTGAACGACCTCTTCGACCAGTTGGGCCTCGAGATCACGGTCCGCGTCTACGACGGCGACACCGAGCGCGGGAGCAACCGCAAGCGGATCCGCGAGGAGGCCGACGTCATCATCTCGAACTTCGCGGGCGTGAACACGTACCTCCACGACCACGACCGCTGGGCGCGGTTCCTCTCGGCTTGTGACCTCGTCGTGATCGACGAGTCCCACACCTACACGGGCGTTCACGGGATGCACGTCGCCTGGATCGTCCGCCGGCTGAAGCGGGTCCTCGAATACTATGACGCAGACCCGCAGTTCGTCCTGACGAGCGCGACGATCGGCAACCCGGGCGAGCACTCCGCGGCACTGATCGACGAGTCCGTGACCGTCGTCGACGAGGACGGCTCGCCGACGGGGCCGCGGGATCTGGTGCTCTGGAATCCGCCGCCGCGGGCCCGCGAGGACGAGCGAAGCGAGTCCTCGGAGACGCGAACGGGAGCGACGCGGGCCGAGCGCAGCGAGGGCCGCGAGGATTCAGACGACGAGCGAGACGAATGGGGCGAGAACGATGCCGACACCGAATCGGACGACCCCGCGGACGCCGTCGTCGAGCGCGTCCCCGCCACCGTCGAGGCCCCGCGAATGCTCTCGCATCTGACCTACCACGACGCCCAGACGCTGCTCTTTGCCCCCTCGAGGAAGCTCGCCGAACTCTCGGTCAAGCGGGCGTCGAAACACCGCCACGACAACCGGCGCTACTACGCGAATCCCGACCGCGGCAGCGCGATCGAGCCCTACCACGCGGGTCACTCGCGGAAGAAGCGCCACGGGACCGAACACCAGCTCAAGACCGGCGTGCTCGACGGCGTCGCCTCGACCAACGCCCTCGAGCTGGGGATCAACATCGGCGAGATGGACGCGACGGTCCAGCTCGGCTACCCGGGACAGCGCCAGTCGTTCTGGCAGCAGATCGGCCGCGCGGGTCGCGGGACCAAGCGCGCCCTGTCGGTGCTCGTGGCCGAACACCGCACCCTCGACCAGTACGTCGTGAACAATCCCGACTACCTCCTCGAGTCCGACGTCGAGGACGCGGTCGTCGACGTGGACAACGACGCGGTGTTCGCCCAGCACCTGCGCTGTGCGGCCGACGAACTCGCCGTCGACGACTCAGATATCGGCGGGCTCGCCGACCGCGAGCGCCTCGAGCGGGCGATCGAGATGTGGCGACGCGCGGGCCAGTTGCGAGGGAGTCTCGAGACGGGCGTCTCCTACGTCGGCCCGCCGCGACCACAGCAGACGATTTCGCTGTACGCGACGACGGGCGAGGAGTACGAGGTCGACCTCGCGGACGGCGTCGACGAACGCCACGATCCGGGAATGGAGCCGCTGGCGAGGGAGCGCGTGCTGCGGGACTTCCACGAGGGCGCGGTTCGGCTACACCAGGGCCAGCAGTACGAGGTCGTCGACGTCGACCACGACGCGCCTCGGCCCTCGGTGACGGTCCGCCCGACGGACGTCGACTACTACACGCGGACCCGGACCGACGTCACGGTCCTCGACGCGGTCTCGGAGGAGTCGCGGGACATCGGCAACTTCACGCTGCACTTCGGCCGCGGGCGGGTACTCGTCTACCATGGCACCTACGACAAGGTCGCGGTCCACGGCGGCAAGCGCAAAGAGCAGGGGATTCCCACGGAGAACCCGCCGCTCGAGATGGAAACTCAACTGTGCTGGCTCGAGGTACCACAACGAATCGAGCGGGCGCTGATCGAGAAGTACCGAGAGTTCGAGGTGCCCGAACTCGAGGACGGCCTCGCCGGAACAGCCCACCTCGGCTACGCGGGCGGGCTCCACGCCGCTGAGCACGCGACCATCGGCGTCGCCCCGCTCGAGTTGATGGTCGACAAGCGCGACCTCGGTGGACTGGCGACGCTGACGATCGACTCGCATCTCGATCAGGACGCGGGCGCAGATAGCGGGGGCGGTATGGGTCCGGGTACTGGGCCCGCGGGCGCGAGCGGCGACGGCGCACCGCGAAACATCGCCGCGGCCGAGGCCACGGTCCGGGAGATCGCACAGGGCCTCGAGCGCACCCCCGCCAGCGGCTGGTTCATCTACGACGGCATCGAGGGCGGGCTGGGCTTCGCGCGGGCGATCTACGAGAACTACGAGGCCGTCGCCGAGCGCGCTCGAGACCTCATCGCGGACTGCGACTGCGGGAACGTCGACGGCTGTCCGGCCTGCGTGATGGACGATCAGTGCGGCAACGACAACCAGCCGCTGCACCGCGACGCGGCCGTCGATGTACTGGATCAGTTGCTGGGTGAGGCGGACGAGACCGCGCTCGAGGCACACCTCCCAGACGAGGAGTACGGCGGGGACCGACGGCCGCCGCTGTTCTACGCCTGA
- a CDS encoding heavy-metal-associated domain-containing protein, producing MPKRRTIAVAGMTCTGCEDNIENALKNVPGVRRAEANHDDESVEVVIEDDVDDQRIGDAVYDAGYEFVG from the coding sequence ATGCCCAAACGCCGCACCATCGCCGTCGCGGGAATGACCTGCACCGGCTGCGAGGACAACATCGAGAACGCACTGAAGAACGTTCCCGGCGTCCGTCGCGCCGAGGCGAATCACGACGACGAATCGGTCGAGGTCGTCATCGAAGACGACGTGGACGATCAGCGAATCGGCGACGCAGTGTACGACGCCGGCTACGAGTTCGTCGGCTGA
- a CDS encoding universal stress protein: MAPHVLVPYDDPELAAAALEHALTEFSTGEITVLHVFEPADNYDGTNTAVVSEAETEDESLDEGDDSILSRARKRAISQDRTLLTARTAGDRPNAVHEYAAEHDIDHIVVGGREQDGESQFLEQQLADDVASGSPVPVTIV, translated from the coding sequence ATGGCACCCCACGTTCTCGTTCCGTACGACGACCCGGAGCTAGCCGCTGCCGCGCTGGAGCACGCGTTGACCGAGTTTTCGACCGGGGAAATCACGGTCCTCCACGTGTTCGAGCCGGCGGACAACTACGACGGGACGAACACGGCGGTGGTCTCCGAAGCGGAGACGGAGGACGAATCCCTCGACGAGGGCGACGACTCGATCCTGAGCCGGGCTCGAAAACGAGCGATCTCACAGGACCGAACGCTGCTGACGGCGCGAACGGCGGGTGATCGACCGAACGCCGTCCACGAGTACGCCGCCGAACACGACATCGATCACATCGTCGTCGGTGGCCGAGAACAGGACGGCGAGAGCCAGTTTCTCGAGCAGCAACTCGCGGACGACGTCGCCTCCGGGTCGCCGGTCCCGGTAACGATCGTCTAA
- a CDS encoding ribonuclease H-like domain-containing protein codes for MTARAGVRLLALPPSALANRPIATLEDLDRTLKPDAVWVLGPAREPQAFARARSAFDAPAFHPPLETGGSEPVHRRVIADSDGTELEIAVAQSLRALRSAPEAASSALGDGNDRSALVCDDVTTTVRPTALETRLEGAETLASALPAGTVTSVLTGSEPAEYDELWHLEPETGAVRGVDHELRAEVGPLDEDCVSVRVRGAGPVEGYGRSRSIAVLTLSADGVERVETHDVTDFGLEAVSGIGPKTAERLAERGVTTRTELLETPLETLAALPNVGRDGARTMHEHARVLETGEPRRRTDESLPGEDWHEPPLCVDIETDGLSPTIIWQIGVYDPVADTYRAFVERDDPTDPGSVLEAFCDWLLGMHPNRALLTWNGWGFDYRHLGAFIAKHVPYYADEWESIPKFDLYLWAVKNDNALLPGRTNKLEAVADALGYEDAATGLDGAATAAAYQRFMRTGAELEWDRHEAYCEDDCRALWHVYERLREATTPSESSFEGGSVPSRTDPSGSASSAASSRTSASGSGATDSGSRGTATQRDASSDTDSEQTGLSDF; via the coding sequence ATGACCGCTCGAGCCGGCGTCCGCCTCCTCGCCCTTCCGCCGTCGGCGCTGGCCAATCGTCCTATCGCGACCCTCGAAGACCTCGATCGAACCCTCAAGCCCGACGCCGTCTGGGTGCTGGGGCCGGCCCGCGAGCCGCAGGCGTTCGCCCGGGCTCGCAGCGCGTTCGACGCGCCGGCGTTTCACCCGCCGCTCGAGACCGGCGGAAGCGAGCCGGTTCACCGGCGCGTGATCGCCGACAGCGATGGAACCGAACTCGAGATCGCCGTCGCCCAGAGTCTCCGAGCGCTTCGGTCCGCGCCCGAAGCCGCCTCGAGCGCGCTCGGCGATGGGAACGACCGCAGTGCGCTCGTCTGCGACGACGTGACGACGACCGTCCGGCCGACGGCCCTCGAGACTCGCCTCGAGGGCGCCGAGACGCTAGCCAGTGCGCTTCCGGCGGGAACGGTCACGTCCGTCCTGACGGGGTCCGAGCCCGCGGAGTACGACGAGTTGTGGCACCTTGAGCCCGAAACCGGCGCGGTCCGTGGCGTCGACCACGAGTTACGCGCCGAGGTCGGACCGCTCGACGAGGACTGCGTCTCCGTCCGCGTTCGGGGTGCCGGTCCCGTCGAGGGGTACGGTCGTTCCCGATCGATCGCGGTGCTGACGCTCTCCGCGGACGGCGTTGAGCGCGTCGAGACGCACGACGTGACCGACTTCGGCCTCGAGGCCGTCTCCGGAATCGGACCGAAGACCGCGGAGCGACTCGCAGAGCGCGGCGTGACGACCCGTACGGAACTGCTCGAGACGCCGCTGGAGACACTCGCGGCGCTGCCGAACGTCGGCCGCGACGGCGCCCGGACGATGCACGAACACGCGCGAGTCCTCGAGACGGGCGAGCCACGACGGCGTACCGACGAGTCGCTGCCGGGGGAGGACTGGCACGAGCCGCCGCTGTGTGTCGACATCGAGACCGACGGCCTCTCGCCGACGATTATCTGGCAGATCGGCGTCTACGACCCCGTCGCGGACACCTACCGGGCGTTCGTCGAGCGCGACGATCCAACGGACCCAGGGTCGGTGCTCGAGGCCTTCTGCGACTGGTTGCTGGGAATGCACCCGAACCGTGCGCTGCTCACGTGGAACGGCTGGGGATTCGACTACCGACATCTGGGCGCCTTTATCGCGAAGCACGTCCCCTACTACGCCGACGAGTGGGAGTCGATCCCCAAGTTCGATCTCTACCTCTGGGCCGTGAAAAACGACAACGCCCTGCTGCCCGGCCGGACCAACAAACTCGAGGCCGTCGCCGACGCGCTCGGCTACGAGGACGCGGCGACGGGACTCGACGGCGCGGCGACGGCGGCGGCCTATCAGCGGTTCATGCGCACGGGCGCGGAACTCGAGTGGGACCGCCACGAGGCCTACTGCGAGGACGACTGCCGGGCGCTCTGGCACGTCTACGAGCGCCTGCGGGAAGCGACGACGCCCTCAGAATCGTCGTTCGAGGGCGGTTCGGTCCCGAGTCGGACCGACCCGAGCGGTTCGGCCTCGTCGGCTGCGTCCTCGCGCACGAGCGCATCTGGGTCCGGGGCGACCGACTCCGGATCGAGAGGAACAGCGACGCAACGCGACGCGAGCAGCGATACCGACAGCGAACAGACCGGACTGAGTGATTTCTAA
- the thyA gene encoding thymidylate synthase: MRQYLELVDTVLSEGTYKPNRTGVDTISSFSEHYEVDLQDGYPLLTTKQMDGYRWNSMLHEVCWYLSGEEHIRDLREETKIWDAWADDEGRLDTAYGRFWRRFPIPEDDAQLEGESWPDETHQWVTEEADGRRTFDQLQYVIDTLSDSPNSRRLVVNAWHPANAAVSTLPPCHYSFVFNAQGDRLNCHLTQRSGDTALGIPFNIAAYALLTKVIAQQTGFKPGTFAHTVVDTHVYCGRGDRGEWYADNLETLQSRLNDVEDREDYLEVKSWLESAAPDEAEGDERLDHVPGLLEQLSREPLERPTLEVADVSIDELAYEDVELKNYESHEGIEFAVAE; encoded by the coding sequence ATGCGACAGTACCTCGAGTTAGTCGACACGGTCCTCTCGGAGGGCACCTACAAGCCCAACCGAACCGGCGTCGACACGATTTCGTCGTTCAGCGAGCACTACGAGGTCGATCTTCAGGACGGCTACCCGCTGCTCACCACGAAGCAGATGGACGGCTACCGTTGGAACTCGATGCTCCACGAAGTTTGCTGGTATCTCTCCGGCGAGGAACACATTCGCGACCTCCGTGAGGAGACCAAGATCTGGGACGCGTGGGCCGACGACGAGGGTCGGCTCGACACCGCTTACGGTCGCTTCTGGCGGCGGTTCCCGATTCCGGAAGATGATGCGCAACTCGAGGGCGAGTCCTGGCCCGACGAGACTCACCAGTGGGTCACCGAAGAAGCGGACGGCCGCCGAACGTTCGACCAACTGCAGTATGTCATCGACACGCTCTCCGATTCGCCGAACTCACGCCGACTCGTCGTCAATGCGTGGCACCCCGCCAACGCGGCCGTCTCGACGCTCCCGCCGTGTCACTACTCCTTCGTCTTCAACGCGCAGGGCGACCGCCTGAACTGCCACCTGACCCAGCGCTCGGGCGACACCGCGCTGGGGATTCCGTTTAACATCGCGGCCTACGCGCTGCTGACCAAGGTCATCGCCCAGCAGACCGGTTTCAAGCCCGGCACGTTCGCCCACACCGTCGTCGACACGCACGTCTACTGCGGCCGCGGCGACCGCGGCGAGTGGTACGCCGATAACCTCGAGACACTTCAGTCCCGTCTCAACGATGTCGAAGACCGCGAGGACTACCTCGAGGTCAAGTCGTGGCTCGAGTCCGCAGCCCCCGACGAAGCCGAGGGCGACGAGCGGCTCGATCACGTTCCGGGGCTGCTCGAGCAACTCTCGCGAGAGCCGCTCGAGCGGCCGACGCTCGAGGTCGCCGACGTCTCGATCGACGAACTGGCCTACGAGGACGTCGAACTGAAGAACTACGAGTCCCACGAGGGCATCGAGTTCGCCGTGGCCGAATGA
- a CDS encoding dihydrofolate reductase: protein MTAIDDSAPVETDRELVGIVAVADNGVIGKDGDMPWHIPADLKHFKETTMDHPIIMGRVTYEGILEALGEPLPGRTTVVLTSRDLETPENAVTARSLEEALEAAETAARERHDAADRIFVAGGATVYEQFLSALDRLIVTEVHEEPDGDTYFPDWDRASFDDVSRDDRDGFAFVEYVRRSS from the coding sequence ATGACCGCGATCGACGACTCCGCTCCCGTCGAGACCGACCGCGAACTCGTGGGTATCGTCGCCGTCGCCGACAACGGCGTCATCGGGAAGGACGGCGACATGCCGTGGCACATTCCCGCGGACCTGAAGCACTTCAAGGAGACCACGATGGATCATCCCATCATCATGGGCCGGGTCACCTACGAGGGGATCCTCGAGGCGCTGGGCGAACCGCTGCCCGGCCGAACGACGGTGGTTCTGACGAGTCGGGACCTCGAGACTCCCGAGAACGCCGTCACAGCGAGGAGTCTCGAGGAGGCACTCGAGGCGGCGGAGACGGCTGCGCGCGAACGACACGACGCCGCGGATCGGATCTTCGTCGCCGGCGGCGCGACGGTCTACGAGCAGTTCCTGTCCGCGCTCGACCGGCTGATCGTGACCGAAGTCCACGAGGAACCCGACGGGGACACGTACTTCCCCGACTGGGACCGAGCGTCGTTCGACGACGTTTCTCGAGACGACCGCGACGGTTTCGCGTTCGTCGAGTACGTCCGGCGTTCGTCCTGA